The following coding sequences lie in one Spirosoma sp. KUDC1026 genomic window:
- a CDS encoding ABC transporter ATP-binding protein: MIEIQHLTKRFASHIAVDNVSVNVGRGETLVLLGTSGCGKTTTLKMINRLIEPTSGAIHVDGVDVRQQNGPDLRRRIGYVIQDGGLFPHYTVAEAIATVPNLLGWDKEKIRTRTHELMAKLQLPETALNRYPSELSGGQRQRVGLARALATQPPVVLMDEPFGALDPFTRRHVRRELFGLNELKETTVVLVTHDVSEALELADRIALMDKGQIVQIGSPDELVNQPVNDFVREFLDEKPIRLATGPTR; this comes from the coding sequence ATGATCGAGATTCAGCATCTAACCAAACGGTTTGCGTCGCACATTGCGGTTGATAACGTATCAGTAAATGTTGGCCGGGGGGAGACATTGGTTCTGCTCGGAACCAGCGGCTGTGGCAAAACAACGACGCTGAAAATGATCAACCGACTAATCGAGCCAACCAGTGGTGCGATTCACGTCGATGGTGTTGACGTACGGCAGCAGAATGGCCCGGATCTCCGGCGACGTATCGGCTACGTCATTCAGGATGGCGGACTATTTCCGCATTACACCGTTGCCGAAGCCATTGCCACGGTGCCGAACCTGTTGGGCTGGGACAAAGAAAAAATTCGGACACGGACGCACGAATTGATGGCCAAGCTGCAACTGCCCGAAACCGCGCTGAATCGCTACCCGTCGGAGCTAAGCGGTGGACAGCGACAACGGGTCGGGCTGGCGCGGGCGCTGGCTACGCAGCCGCCTGTCGTACTCATGGATGAACCTTTTGGCGCCCTTGACCCGTTCACGCGTCGGCACGTGCGCCGGGAGCTGTTTGGCCTGAACGAACTAAAGGAAACGACGGTTGTGCTTGTCACGCATGACGTCAGCGAAGCTCTTGAATTAGCCGACCGAATCGCACTCATGGACAAGGGCCAGATTGTGCAGATTGGCTCACCTGACGAACTAGTAAACCAGCCTGTAAATGATTTCGTACGGGAGTTTCTTGACGAGAAGCCAATTCGTCTCGCTACCGGCCCTACCCGTTGA
- a CDS encoding DUF427 domain-containing protein codes for MKAIWNGQTIAESDDTVVVENNHYFPKEAVKAEYLVDSATHTTCPWKGIASYYSLSVDGQVNKDAAWYYPEPKSAAGQIKDRIAFWKGVKVVD; via the coding sequence ATGAAAGCAATCTGGAACGGTCAGACAATCGCTGAAAGTGACGATACGGTTGTGGTTGAAAACAATCATTACTTTCCAAAAGAAGCAGTGAAAGCAGAGTATCTTGTTGATAGCGCTACCCATACGACATGCCCCTGGAAGGGAATTGCATCTTATTACTCGCTATCGGTTGACGGCCAGGTTAATAAGGATGCTGCCTGGTATTATCCCGAACCCAAATCGGCGGCTGGCCAGATAAAAGATCGGATTGCCTTCTGGAAAGGAGTCAAGGTCGTTGACTAG
- a CDS encoding Rpn family recombination-promoting nuclease/putative transposase, whose amino-acid sequence MAIESIFINPFTDYGFKRLFGTEANKDLLIDFLNQFLPDQHQIADLRYARNEQLGANEMDRKAVFDVYCVSHTGDRFIVELQKAQQLYFKDRSIFYASFPIQEQGQTGNWDFKLTAVYTVAILNFVLAENGDAPDVVSIVQLKDQHGRLFYDKLTFVYLEMPKFTKSLSELETKADKWQYLFNNLSRLQERPTQMEEPIFQRLFEAAEVANFSKAERERYEQSLKSYRDLQNVLSFTEMKALEKGDQRGFERGIQQGMREGEEIGKKEQAVRIARNALANGLSIELVATLTGLSEDEIRQLTSNK is encoded by the coding sequence ATGGCTATTGAGAGTATCTTTATCAATCCATTTACCGACTATGGGTTTAAGCGATTATTCGGCACAGAAGCGAACAAAGACCTGCTGATTGATTTCCTGAACCAGTTTTTGCCAGATCAACACCAGATTGCTGACTTACGTTACGCCCGGAACGAACAGCTAGGGGCAAACGAAATGGATCGAAAAGCCGTTTTCGATGTGTATTGCGTCAGCCACACGGGCGACCGGTTCATTGTCGAATTACAGAAAGCGCAGCAATTGTATTTCAAGGACCGAAGTATCTTTTATGCTTCCTTCCCGATTCAGGAACAGGGACAGACCGGTAACTGGGATTTCAAGCTGACTGCGGTTTATACCGTGGCCATACTGAATTTTGTTCTGGCCGAAAACGGAGATGCGCCGGATGTAGTGTCAATCGTACAGTTAAAAGATCAACATGGCCGCTTGTTTTACGACAAGCTGACGTTTGTGTATCTGGAAATGCCCAAGTTCACCAAATCACTCAGCGAGCTGGAAACAAAGGCCGACAAATGGCAGTATTTGTTCAATAACCTGAGTCGATTACAGGAAAGACCAACGCAGATGGAAGAGCCTATTTTTCAACGACTATTCGAAGCCGCCGAGGTTGCCAACTTCAGCAAAGCCGAGCGGGAACGGTATGAACAGAGCCTGAAATCATACCGTGATCTGCAGAACGTACTCAGTTTCACCGAAATGAAAGCACTCGAAAAAGGTGACCAACGAGGCTTTGAACGGGGAATACAACAAGGGATGCGGGAGGGAGAAGAGATCGGCAAAAAAGAACAAGCTGTTCGGATCGCCCGGAATGCCCTGGCTAATGGCTTGTCTATTGAGCTGGTCGCTACGTTGACGGGCCTTTCCGAAGATGAAATTCGCCAATTAACTTCCAATAAATAA
- a CDS encoding helix-turn-helix transcriptional regulator produces the protein MKNRLKVCRAELNLSQAELADRIGVSRQTINSIEANRYVPSTVLALKMSRVFALPVEQLFQLEEGD, from the coding sequence ATGAAGAATCGCCTGAAAGTGTGTCGGGCGGAACTCAATCTGTCGCAGGCCGAACTGGCCGACCGGATTGGCGTGAGTCGACAAACCATTAATTCGATTGAAGCGAACCGATACGTTCCGTCTACGGTGCTGGCGCTGAAAATGTCGCGGGTTTTTGCCCTTCCCGTCGAGCAACTTTTTCAACTGGAAGAGGGCGATTGA